The nucleotide window TTCATCATGACCCGTATAAAGGCACCTGATGATTCCATTCCTCCGGTATCGGTTATATAGAAATGCACAAGATTAGCAATGCGATCGGCAAGAAAAGCAAGAAATGCTATACCAAACAGGATGATAAATATGATTAAATCTTTCAGGTTTCGAAGTGAATTCGTATATAAAAAGCCGACAGGCAGCATTAAAAAAGCCGTTTTATGAAAGAGCGATCCCAGTAAGACCATGATATAGAACCGAATCTGCCGGCCCTTTATCAGATCGATCAACCCCCACATAATAAAACCAATCGCAGCAGCCTGACGAGTGTATCCCATTGCTACGACAATCACTAAATACGGTATGGCGACACACAATGCGAGCCACTGAATAGGCATTTCACGGCACACTCTTAACAAACCTGAAACAAAAATAGCCGCACAAATTATATTTGTAGCATAGATGCCATTGAGATAATGCAGCGAAAACCAATAAACAATTAAATATCCAAGATCAAGAGATAAATTCGAAAAGGAAATAACTTCTAAAAATTTATACTCTTTAAGCCAGGTAAAATTATCTATATAGTTGCTCCAGTCTCCTCCCACTTCATGTCGCAGTCCTAATATGAAAATCAGGAGAAAACCATATAAAAACCACTGAACATTTGGCAGAGCTCCTTTTGCTTTCCAGGGACTTAACCCTGCAAGCATCGGAACAAGAAACATAAGCCAGTATGTTGTCATTGGTTTTCCTCCAGCCATGCCTGAAACATCAATACTACCCACAGTCGATTTGTCCAATCATAACGACCGGTCAAGTGCTCTCGCCATATCTTAAGAATTGGAAACGGATTCAGGTAACCCTCTTTTTCCAGACGCTCTTTTTCAAGCAATGATTCAGCCCAGTTACGAAGAGGGCCACGCAACCACTGACCAACGGGTATTGCAAATCCGGCTTTCGGTCGTTCAATCAGCTCTCGAGGCACATAGTTATAGAGTACCTGCCGTAAAGCCCACTTGCCGACTCCGGCCCTTATCTTCATGTTCAGCGGCAACCGCCAGGCAAGCTCCGCCACACGATGATCAAGAAATGGAACTCGCGTTTCCAGACTCACGCCCATAGCTGCCCGGTCAACTTTTGTTAAAATATCATCAGGCAGATAGGTTATGCTATCCAATAGCATCATCTGATGCTCAGTATCAGACAAGCCTGCAATAAGTGAAGAATTATCCAGTTGAGAAGGCAACAGAGATGAACATTTGACTGGATTTATATCCTGAGGCCACTCAGTAACAAGACTACGATAGAGATCATCAATACTCTTCACAGTTTTCATACGGTTCGCCAATTTATATGCCTTGTCACCTAACCGTGAAGTGCCAAAAGCATCCGGCAGCTTCTGCCCCAACCAATCCCAGGTATCGACTGGAAACGCCTGAATTCCGGCACCCAATAACTGGCGTAAGGAGGGGGGGAGAAACGAAATACGATTCCATATCTGCCTGCCCCACAAGTAGCGGTTATAGCCGCCAAACAGTTCATCACCGGCATCCCCTGAAAGTGCTACCGTAACGCTGCTTCGCGCTGCCTTGCAGACAAGATAGCTGGGAATCTGGGAACTGTCGGCAAAGGGCTCATCATATAATTTTGGCAAGAGAGGAATGACTGATCGGGTATCGTCCGACGAAACACGAATTTCATGATGCTCGGTACCGAGATGCCTTGCAACTGCCGAGGCATAAGGCGACTCATCAAAGCCAGCCTCATCAAAGCCTATCGTAAAGGTCTGAACCGGACGACTTGACTGTGTTTGCATCAGGGCAACAATAGCAGAAGAATCAACACCCCCGGAAAGAAATGCGCCCAGCGGTACATCAGCAATTGTCTGCGATGCGACTGCCTCGCGTAGCGTTGATTCAAGCAGGGAAAGCGCCTCTTTCTCATCAAGTATTTTATTGGAAAGCCCGATACGAACAGCATCAGTCAGGCTCCAGTAGGTTTCGGTTTCAGCTTTCCTTGTGACGCAATCTTTTTCTGATCGTAAGGTAAGTAGGGCGCCCGGCATTAATTTGTGGATATCCTCGTAAATCGAGTATGGAGCCGGTACCGTACAAAACTGAAAATATAGCTGAAGAGCACTCCTGTTTACCGGGTTATCGAAACCGGGATATGCACGAAGAGCTTTCAGCTCTGAACCAAAAACAAAAGCTCGCCGAGCTCCTTTCCCTGTCCAGCCGTAATAGAGCGGCTTTTCCCCGAAGCGATCACGAGCTAACTTAAGGGTCCCGTCTACCTTGTCCCAGAGGGCAAAAGCAAACATGCCCACAGCACGCTGCAGTGTAGCTTTTATACCCCATGCTTCAAATCCGGCCAACAGTGTTTCTGTATCCGAATGGCCACGCCATTCCGGAGCCGATCCGATCTTTGCCAGCTCGGTGCGGAGCGTATTATGATTGTATATCTCACCATTAAAAGCTATTACAAAACGTCCGGAAGACGAGTGCATCGGCTGATGCCCGGCTGAAGAGAGATCTATTACCGAAAGACGCCTGTGTCCTAACGCAATACCAGATTGCCGGTCAGCCCAGACACCTGCATCGTCCGGACCACGATGTTGAATGGCCATCGCCATACGGGAAACAATATCTTCCATCCAATTTCCCGCACTGTCATCATAATCATTTAAAAAACCTGCAAATCCACACATCAATTATTTTTCAATATTGTTGATCGTAGCAATTTCCTTGCATAATCCTGCCAGTCGAGGTCCTGTAACTTGAATGCAAAATTCCTTCTCTACCTTCAGCCGTCCGGCATGCCCCATCCTGCGTCGCAACTCTTTATCTTCCAGCAGCAAACTGAGCGAACGCACCCACTCTTCGGCTGTGTCAGCAAGAAACCCGTTTACTCCATGCTCAACAATGTCACTATTCACTCCAACAGGGGAAGCTACAACCGGTAATCCGCATGCCATATACTGAATAAGCTTGTAACCGCACTTTCCCCGTTCAAACGGAGCATCAACAAGAGGCATGATACCGATATCTAAATCAGCTATGTTCGCAACCTCGGTCTCCTCAGTCCATGCAACGGATTTCATGGGCAGGCCTAATGATTGAGCATCAATGCCTATTGCAGAAAAACAAGCCCGTCCATCATCAGACAAACGATAAAAAATCTCTTTGTACTTCATAAGATTCAATGCAGATGCACGCTGGCCTATCCATCCGATACAGGGCATCCCGGACGAATGATCCGACCTTGCAAGCCTGCGCATGTCATAGCGGTCGAGATCAACTACTGTAGGAATTATCTCCACTCTCTCTGCACCTGCATTCCGGGCAAAATCGGCAAGATAGTTATTGCCTGCAATAACAAGCGCCGATTTACGCATCAAGGTCGGATGCTTTCCGGAAAGCAGCCATCTTACAACAGGTTGAGAATGCAGATCATAGAAGTGAAAAAAAGCATCGTCATAATCAAGAACATAGGGAACACCCTTCGACAGCAACATAAGCTCTATCCAGGCCGGCAGCCAGGGCAAAACCTCTTTCTCTATCCAGATCAGATCAAATTTCCCGCCGTGAAGTAATGTTTTCAGCCTCGTGACATATGCCATGGCAACATCTCCTATATGGCGCCGATTGTGCTGCAGACCTGAAACATACTCATCTGAAAACAGCGGCGATACCACAACTTCAATTCCTGCTGACTCCAGCCAGGGATGATACTGCATCAAACGCAACCGGCTACTTGCACCCATACGGGTATAGCGGGATAAAGCTAAAACCCTCACTCTAATCTTTTATAGATAGATGCATATCGGCGAACCCCTTCATCAAGCGAATAGTAACGCAAAGCGACACTCCGGCAGCGTGTTTTGATATCCTCTTTTTTTGTTAATTCCAGCAGGCGGGTAATGGCCTGAGACATTGACGCATCATCAAAAGAATTTAATGCCACCCCGACCTGTTCATTTTCAAGAATTGCTGCCATATCCCCCACTCCGGTGTTGCCAAGACATGGAACACCACAGCCAAGAAACTCTCCAAGTTTCGTCGGGGCAGATGCAATTTTAGAATAAACCGGTTTGATAATAAATATACCCGCATCCATCTCCTGCATTGCAAGGGCTACCCCTCCGGGATCTGCAGCTTCAATTCTTACTAAATCAGGAGCAATGCCCATTGCCTGAAGGCGCTCGTGAATAAAAGCATGACCACCACGATTTACTATGTATAGCCGTGCATCAGGCACTTGCTTGCGCAGCAACTTAAAACAACGCAAGGTTTCATCGAAAAGATACCAGACGCCAACAGAACCGACATAACCAAGAGTGAAGGGACGATCAGAAGGGTGCGATAAGGAATCCATCTGCCTGGGATGAAACAGATTAAGATCAGCACAAGTGGTGATAACTTCAAAGGGTATTATCTTCCCCTGCAGATAAGAAAATGTATTGATCTCAGTCACTGCCGCGTGAGTCAGAGATACCACCAAATCAGCATTGAGTAGAAAATGCCGCTCAAACCATTTTGCTGCACGATATAAACTGCCCCCTTTAGGCCATAACCCACCATCCACACGCTCATCTGCCCAAAATCCCCGCATATCAAAAACATATTTCACTCCTGTAAATCGCTTGAGTAACAGGGCGATGACTGATGATACATAGCTGCGAGCATGCACTATACGTAATCTATAACGCAAAACAAGAAATAAACCCGTGGCAAAACCGCAAACTATATCCCATAGTGTAGCTAACGAAGAAGGCTTTTTATGGTAGCGCAACGGATACCACAAAATTCCTGATGCTGCAACGGAAGCAGTTATTCGATTGCGTTCTGATGCATTATCCCAATCTTCAGGCTTTTCAAAACTTATAAGATAGATTCGGCGGTGTTTCGAAAGAAAATTAAGGTAAGCTAATACCTGTGACTGACCCAAGGGCTCCAGTATACCATCGTATGAAATATATAAAACACTCATGATGTACTTATGTTCCCCTTTCTGGAACGTGAATATTCAGGAAACATAAGAGCGAGATATTGATCCGATATCTTCTGAACAGAAAAATCAAGGGCACGTTGTTTTAGTGCATCACGATCATGCATTTCCTGTAAACTTGAAGCCATGGCTTCTGAAAGTGCCTGTGCATCACCAACCGAAACCAATCGGCCATAATAACCGCCTTTCAGAATCTCTCTCGGTCCGGAAAAACAATCTGTACTCACAACCGGAGTACCAGCGGATAGCGCCTCAACAATGACATTACCAAACCCTTCAGCTGTTGAAGTCAGAACATGCAGATCTGCAAGCTGGTAATAAGGTCTGGTATCTTTTGTGAAGCCCGGCATAAAAACAGAGTTGTTTATACCTAATCGAATTGCCTGATCCTGCAATAATGTACGGCAATCACCCTCCCCCAAAATGAGAAGACGAGCGTCAACTTGTAAAGATAGCCGAGCAAAGGCATTCAATAGTGTTGTATAATCTTTGACCTCTTTTAGTGCCCCAACAGCAAGTATTCTCCGATGTGATCCCACACACCAGCCACTGGGCTCTGATGGTATCTTCTGTAACGGGTCTATAGTTTTTATAACGGGATTGTAAATGACGGTTATAGATGTTCTTTCAAGGTGAGCAAATCTGGATAAGTCATCTGCAGAACCTTGAGAAACGGTGACAACATCGTCTGCAAAAGGAAATGCTAAACGCATGGTATTGGCGACTTTCCATCTACCAAACGGGGTACTTGTAATTTGAGATAAGGACCATGTCGTATGCTCTGAGACAATTATACGTGTTTTTGATCCAGTCAATATCCGTGCAAGAATAGCTATAATAGTGAGAGGCCACATAAAAGCCAATAGTACAGTTGGCTGAGCATGTCGAAGATATCGAATCAATGGAAATAAAGAGAAACGAATCTTGTTAACCTCTAAATCAATTACAGTAATTCCTTGCTGCAAATCACTCAGAAATTCTCCGCGAGCCACCAATAAAACCACGTGAACTTCATAACCTCCATCATAGAAACTATTTGCAAGGTTTACAGCCACTAATTCCGCGCCGCCGCCTCGAAGATCAGGAACAAGTATAGATATTTTTTTCAATCCCGTATAAAGATTAAATTTTTTCTATTAAAGACAAGACTTTATTTTCCTGATTACGTACAGTCAGAGCATTAAAAAGCCCCGCCATCGTCCCGGCAAAACGCATAAATAGAATCAAATCAATCCGGATTATTGCTTTAATTGCGCATACCATTGATTCGAATAATACAGCCATATAATAACTGTATACAGACAACTCATGATTTTGAATAACAAAGTACAATCGCCACAATGCTATTGATTTTCCTATAAAATAAGATCCCTTGTAATTTCTGCCTTTTTGAGGTATATCTTCAATATTTATTTTAGAAGCAGCACAAATATATAGTTTATTTTTTTTCCCTATTGGATAACTAAAAATAACATCTTCATAAACAGCCCAACTCGACTTTATTTCCTGGCGCGTTGTTTCAGTAAGAATATCCTGACGCCAGACTGTACCTCCGCCATTAAGCCACTCTGTATTGATATCATTATCCACATTAGTCAAAGATGTTGCAAC belongs to Candidatus Chlorobium masyuteum and includes:
- a CDS encoding glycosyltransferase family 4 protein, yielding MSVLYISYDGILEPLGQSQVLAYLNFLSKHRRIYLISFEKPEDWDNASERNRITASVAASGILWYPLRYHKKPSSLATLWDIVCGFATGLFLVLRYRLRIVHARSYVSSVIALLLKRFTGVKYVFDMRGFWADERVDGGLWPKGGSLYRAAKWFERHFLLNADLVVSLTHAAVTEINTFSYLQGKIIPFEVITTCADLNLFHPRQMDSLSHPSDRPFTLGYVGSVGVWYLFDETLRCFKLLRKQVPDARLYIVNRGGHAFIHERLQAMGIAPDLVRIEAADPGGVALAMQEMDAGIFIIKPVYSKIASAPTKLGEFLGCGVPCLGNTGVGDMAAILENEQVGVALNSFDDASMSQAITRLLELTKKEDIKTRCRSVALRYYSLDEGVRRYASIYKRLE
- a CDS encoding EpsG family protein produces the protein MAGGKPMTTYWLMFLVPMLAGLSPWKAKGALPNVQWFLYGFLLIFILGLRHEVGGDWSNYIDNFTWLKEYKFLEVISFSNLSLDLGYLIVYWFSLHYLNGIYATNIICAAIFVSGLLRVCREMPIQWLALCVAIPYLVIVVAMGYTRQAAAIGFIMWGLIDLIKGRQIRFYIMVLLGSLFHKTAFLMLPVGFLYTNSLRNLKDLIIFIILFGIAFLAFLADRIANLVHFYITDTGGMESSGAFIRVMMNVISASVFIYFRKAWAERYDDGKLWLIFSVVSIVMLPLTIVISTTIDRMALYFLPMQLVILSRTPSLIKSTYVRTLFILSVLFLYIGALFVWLNFGTHSSNWLPYQNLFFL
- a CDS encoding glycosyltransferase family 2 protein yields the protein MYNSKDLAVIIPTKDRPVQVKRHLQSLVDQSCRPGRVIVVASGQDIKDMVLSFVNELPVEYYRSGIGQIRQRNFGISLLDNRTKLVATMDDDVVYERDALHNMILFWNLTPGVTAGVGFNVINRPKHKSSIISRMLYGARNEEPGKIMSSGVATSLTNVDNDINTEWLNGGGTVWRQDILTETTRQEIKSSWAVYEDVIFSYPIGKKNKLYICAASKINIEDIPQKGRNYKGSYFIGKSIALWRLYFVIQNHELSVYSYYMAVLFESMVCAIKAIIRIDLILFMRFAGTMAGLFNALTVRNQENKVLSLIEKI
- a CDS encoding glycosyltransferase; protein product: MKKISILVPDLRGGGAELVAVNLANSFYDGGYEVHVVLLVARGEFLSDLQQGITVIDLEVNKIRFSLFPLIRYLRHAQPTVLLAFMWPLTIIAILARILTGSKTRIIVSEHTTWSLSQITSTPFGRWKVANTMRLAFPFADDVVTVSQGSADDLSRFAHLERTSITVIYNPVIKTIDPLQKIPSEPSGWCVGSHRRILAVGALKEVKDYTTLLNAFARLSLQVDARLLILGEGDCRTLLQDQAIRLGINNSVFMPGFTKDTRPYYQLADLHVLTSTAEGFGNVIVEALSAGTPVVSTDCFSGPREILKGGYYGRLVSVGDAQALSEAMASSLQEMHDRDALKQRALDFSVQKISDQYLALMFPEYSRSRKGNISTS
- a CDS encoding glycosyltransferase family 4 protein; this encodes MGASSRLRLMQYHPWLESAGIEVVVSPLFSDEYVSGLQHNRRHIGDVAMAYVTRLKTLLHGGKFDLIWIEKEVLPWLPAWIELMLLSKGVPYVLDYDDAFFHFYDLHSQPVVRWLLSGKHPTLMRKSALVIAGNNYLADFARNAGAERVEIIPTVVDLDRYDMRRLARSDHSSGMPCIGWIGQRASALNLMKYKEIFYRLSDDGRACFSAIGIDAQSLGLPMKSVAWTEETEVANIADLDIGIMPLVDAPFERGKCGYKLIQYMACGLPVVASPVGVNSDIVEHGVNGFLADTAEEWVRSLSLLLEDKELRRRMGHAGRLKVEKEFCIQVTGPRLAGLCKEIATINNIEK
- the asnB gene encoding asparagine synthase (glutamine-hydrolyzing) — encoded protein: MCGFAGFLNDYDDSAGNWMEDIVSRMAMAIQHRGPDDAGVWADRQSGIALGHRRLSVIDLSSAGHQPMHSSSGRFVIAFNGEIYNHNTLRTELAKIGSAPEWRGHSDTETLLAGFEAWGIKATLQRAVGMFAFALWDKVDGTLKLARDRFGEKPLYYGWTGKGARRAFVFGSELKALRAYPGFDNPVNRSALQLYFQFCTVPAPYSIYEDIHKLMPGALLTLRSEKDCVTRKAETETYWSLTDAVRIGLSNKILDEKEALSLLESTLREAVASQTIADVPLGAFLSGGVDSSAIVALMQTQSSRPVQTFTIGFDEAGFDESPYASAVARHLGTEHHEIRVSSDDTRSVIPLLPKLYDEPFADSSQIPSYLVCKAARSSVTVALSGDAGDELFGGYNRYLWGRQIWNRISFLPPSLRQLLGAGIQAFPVDTWDWLGQKLPDAFGTSRLGDKAYKLANRMKTVKSIDDLYRSLVTEWPQDINPVKCSSLLPSQLDNSSLIAGLSDTEHQMMLLDSITYLPDDILTKVDRAAMGVSLETRVPFLDHRVAELAWRLPLNMKIRAGVGKWALRQVLYNYVPRELIERPKAGFAIPVGQWLRGPLRNWAESLLEKERLEKEGYLNPFPILKIWREHLTGRYDWTNRLWVVLMFQAWLEENQ